The window ACGCCGAAAGTACCGCCAGTACCCCAGCGACGACCATAAAAACCGCGAATTGCTTGAAAAACATCAGGGCTGCTTCTTCGCTGTCCGCGACCAGTAGGCCCACCGCATCGCCTCGCACTCCTCCGTCAGCACACCTCGAATAACCTCAATGTCGTTGCGGCCCACCAGCGCCAGCGCCTTTTCTAGGCTGTAGTCGCCCACCTTGCCCACGCTCTTGTGGTAGTTGCCGCCCAGCACCACCCTTTTCACCCCGGCGATGGCGATGGCCCCCGCGCAAATCATGCACGACTCGCCGGTGCTGTACAGTGTCGATCCCGTCATATCCAGGTGCCCCAGCGCCTGCCCCGCCCGCTTCAGCGCCACCGTCTCGGCATGAGCGCAAACGTCCAGGTCAGGTATCGCCGTGTTGTACGCCTTCGCGATGACCTTACTATCCAGCACCACCAGCGACCCCACCGGCGGGTTGCCGCCCTTCTCCCCCTCTCGGGCCACAGCTATCGTCATGCGCATATACTTTTCGTGGTCTATTGCTCTACTCGCTACCATGTGGAGACGACTATAAAGAGCTTTTTATTATCTGGCTCGTAGCTTGCCGAGGCTCCTTCAACTCGCCTCGCGCCACCTTGGCCCGGTACTCCCACGTCATCGCCTCACACTCCTCCACCAGCACGCCCCGCACAACTTTAATGCTCGACCTCTCCACCAGCGCAAACGCCTTCTCGACGCTGTAGTTCCCATACCTGCCCCAGTTGGGGTTGTAGTTGCCACCCATGACCAGAGTCTCCACGCCCGCAAACACAATCGCCCCGGCGCACATCAGGCACGGCTCATAGGTGGTGTACAGAGTGCAGCCCGTGAAGTCCAGGTGC is drawn from SAR202 cluster bacterium and contains these coding sequences:
- a CDS encoding nucleoside deaminase, producing MVASRAIDHEKYMRMTIAVAREGEKGGNPPVGSLVVLDSKVIAKAYNTAIPDLDVCAHAETVALKRAGQALGHLDMTGSTLYSTGESCMICAGAIAIAGVKRVVLGGNYHKSVGKVGDYSLEKALALVGRNDIEVIRGVLTEECEAMRWAYWSRTAKKQP
- a CDS encoding nucleoside deaminase yields the protein MPNEHEGYMRMAIEEGRKGNKLGNSPVGSVIVKGGKVVAKGHNLANSDLDVTAHAETVALRNGGPKLGHLDFTGCTLYTTYEPCLMCAGAIVFAGVETLVMGGNYNPNWGRYGNYSVEKAFALVERSSIKVVRGVLVEECEAMTWEYRAKVARGELKEPRQATSQIIKSSL